In Melitaea cinxia chromosome 29, ilMelCinx1.1, whole genome shotgun sequence, the genomic stretch gtgtgtgtgtgtgtgtgtgtgtgtgtgtgtgtgtgtgcgtgcgtgcgtgcgtgcgtgcgtgtgtctgtgtgtgtgtgtgtgtgtgtgtgtgtgtgtgtgtgtgtgtgtgtgtgtgtgtgtgcgtgcgttattttaaataataatttttcaaaatatttcttcTTTCCAGTGAATATCTATCAATATCCTCTCTTAGAATATCAACTAACACAAAGTCAAATAAACCGAAAAAGCCACAAAGAGATAGTTCCTTTTTTTTGGCCAATCGCGAAACGATGGAGTCTGTCTCAAggtcaattttaaaaacatctttacaaaaaatgttgcgTTTTATTAACACAGCAGCAGAAGCTAGTATAATTTTTACCGACTTAGAAAAGATGGAGGCacgattttttcaaattttcgtTCCAATTACTAGACGGTACAAGGATTTTGAATCGATTTTGTCGCCAGTTTGTTGcgatttattcaacaaaatttgTAAGAAATTTGATGAAAAAACTGTAAAGTTAGTAGTCAGAGGTCCTAGAATAAATAAACGGACGCAGAAGAGGTATGTATGACTGAgttatcaaaacaataacactGGCTGgttatgacaaacatttgtatggtcCATACAAGTGTAGGCCATGAACagctacatatacatatgtatctcatacatacatacatacattacagcctatacagtccactgctggacataggccaccacaagtttacgccaaaaataacgtgaactcatgtgttttgcccatagtcaccacgctgtgcaggcgggttggtgaagctgactttgtcgcaccgaagacgctgctgcctgtcttcggcctgtgtatttcaaagccagcagttggatggttatcccgccaccggtcgtctttttaagttccaaggtggtagcggaaccgtgttatccctcagtcgcctcttacgacacccac encodes the following:
- the LOC123667936 gene encoding uncharacterized protein LOC123667936 codes for the protein MNKISHSFKMQWLNETLKFVKSNNFDVIKYPEMPLSHVEYLQNLITKHENFFALEFNALHTPLWKAMKLYTWKVVINKADRADTGQITLEKVSCNTKFENDKVEYLSISSLRISTNTKSNKPKKPQRDSSFFLANRETMESVSRSILKTSLQKMLRFINTAAEASIIFTDLEKMEARFFQIFVPITRRYKDFESILSPVCCDLFNKICKKFDEKTVKLVVRGPRINKRTQKREIIFTKAPIYGRSQLRST